One Candidatus Nitrotoga arctica genomic window, GCGCACGTCCTTACCCTTGACCATATAAACCACATATTCGGACATGTTCTTGGCATGATCACCAATGCGCTCAATGGCTTTGGCGACGAACAGAATTTCCAGTGCAGTGGAGATGGTGCGCGGGTCTTCCATCATGAAGGTGATGAGGTAACGCATGATGGTGCGGAATTCTTCATCCACCAACTCATCCTGGCGCACCACCTGAGCAGCATAGGCAAGATCAAGACGAGCAAAGGCATCCAGCGATTTGCGTAGCATGTCCAAAGCCAGTTCTGCGGCATGCTTGATCTCCGTATAACGTGGCAGGATGAGACTGTTCCTCTGCGCCAGCAGTTTGCCCATGCGTGCAATTTTTTCCGCCTCGTCGCCGATACGTTCGAGATCAGTAATCGTCTTGATCACCGTCATCACCATACGCAAGTCACCCGCGGCAGGCTGGCGGCGAGCAATAATCTGGTTACAGCTCTCGTCGATTTCTACTTCCATCGCGTTAACACGATGATCATCATTGATAATGCGATTCATCAGCGGCACATCGCCACTAACCAGCGCCTCAATAGCGAGCCGAATTTGACTCTCCACCAGTCCACCCATTTGTAATACTCGCGCACGCACTGCTTCCAGCTCGGCGTCAAATTGCTTAGAGGTATGTTCAGTGGAGACCACGATTCAGATCCTTTTATGGCTAAGGTTGGGCGATACTACTCGCGTGCTGTGACAATTTTGTTGCATATTAAGCAGTAAAGGTCTGTACTCCGCTTGTAGTTCCCAGCAGTAGCACGTCCGCCCCACGACGCGCAAACAGGCCATTGGTGACCACCCCCGTAATATTATTTATTGTCGTTTCCAGCTCTATCGGATTCAATATTTTTAGGCCAGATACATCAAGAATGAGATTGCCGTTGTCAGTCACAAAACCCTCACGCAATTTGGGCTGACCACCCAGCAACACCATCTGGCGTGCCACATAACTGCTGGCCATGGGGATCACCTCCAGCGGCAATGGGAAGCTTCCAAGAACATCCACTAGCTTGCTGGAATCGCATAAACAAATAAATTTTTTGCTTGCAGCGGCTACTATTTTTTCGCGCGTCAATGCGCCGCCACCGCCCTTAATCATATGCAAATGACGCGTAATCTCGTCTGCTCCATCCACATAAATAGATAAGCTACCTATATCATTCAGCGAAACTACCTGGATGCCATGCTCTTTTAAGCGCTGCGCTGAAGCCTCGGAGCTGGCCACTGCAGCGCATATTTTTTTCTTGATCTTTCCCAGTTCGTCTATAAAGAAATTGGCCGTCGAGCCGGTGCCCACTCCCACGATGCAATTCGCCGGGACATATGCTATTGCGGCTTGTGCCACCGCGAGCTTTAACTCATCTTGCGTCATGATTATGCTGCCTCAATTTAACAAATATTGTTTCTTGCCCCGGATTATTGCAGGAATTAACACTTTTAGAAACACTTGGCATCGTGCATATTATGATATCTTTAGAAAATTATCGTGCGGCCTTGCCAAGCAGGTTGTCACCAGAAAAATTGTAACCTTACCCTCATACAACGATGTATTGTCCGAAGCAAAGTTAACTTTAACCATGCAGTTGAAGTGCTTCACGGAGCTAACGCCATTTTAGAAATGACAAAACATAACGGAAACACTGTTCCATTACAACCCGAGGGAATTCCATCGCCATGGATTTGTCACTATGCTAAATTGATTCGTAGCGGCGGTCAGGTGCTCGATTTAGCTTGTGGCAGTGGACGCCATGCGCGTTGGCTTGCGGCTAATAACTGGCGAGTAAATGCTGTG contains:
- the rpiA gene encoding ribose-5-phosphate isomerase RpiA, translating into MTQDELKLAVAQAAIAYVPANCIVGVGTGSTANFFIDELGKIKKKICAAVASSEASAQRLKEHGIQVVSLNDIGSLSIYVDGADEITRHLHMIKGGGGALTREKIVAAASKKFICLCDSSKLVDVLGSFPLPLEVIPMASSYVARQMVLLGGQPKLREGFVTDNGNLILDVSGLKILNPIELETTINNITGVVTNGLFARRGADVLLLGTTSGVQTFTA
- the phoU gene encoding phosphate signaling complex protein PhoU, coding for MVSTEHTSKQFDAELEAVRARVLQMGGLVESQIRLAIEALVSGDVPLMNRIINDDHRVNAMEVEIDESCNQIIARRQPAAGDLRMVMTVIKTITDLERIGDEAEKIARMGKLLAQRNSLILPRYTEIKHAAELALDMLRKSLDAFARLDLAYAAQVVRQDELVDEEFRTIMRYLITFMMEDPRTISTALEILFVAKAIERIGDHAKNMSEYVVYMVKGKDVRHVTVEEIEREVLE